AAGAAAATATTTACCCCCACTTCAGGCGTACCCGTAGAGATGCCACTCGGAGGTAAGGTGGTTGCCCTTGCTCCTTCAATATCCTGTTGAATCGCTGCTTGCAGGACTCTTTGTAAAGTTGCCGTCACAGTAGCGATCGCTAAATAATTACTCATCAGTGCTTACCAAACCTAACTTTAACGCCTTTACAATTGCCTGCGTGCGACTAGTCACACCCAACTTTTCAAATACACTCGTCAGATGCGCCTTCACCGTCGCGATCGTCACATGTAAATAATGCGAAATCTCCTCATTCGAGGCCCCCTTAATGAGCAAGTTCAGTACCTCCTGTTCGCGATCAGTCAAATGGATCGTTGTACTTCCCTGTAGCGATCGCCCCGCATAAAAATGAAAAATCCGAAAGAAACTGGTGGCAATATCAGGAGGCAAGAAAATTTCATCATTCATCACCGTAGAAATAGCATCATACAACTGACTACCAATGCGATCCTTTGCCACATAACCTCGCGCACCCAACTGCATCGCTCTAAATACCAACTCATCCTCACGATGTGCCGACAGAATCAAAGCCTTGCCATGATAATCCAATTTCTTTAAATCCATTAACACTTTCAGTCCACTATCTTCAGGTAACTCTAAAGCTAATTTCACATC
This genomic interval from Pseudanabaena sp. ABRG5-3 contains the following:
- a CDS encoding response regulator transcription factor, yielding MTTTAQVVSVLLVENDSIFRRGLHTLLSFYSDDCYLQFQIVGEATSSEQAIKLVIEQKPALILLDVKLALELPEDSGLKVLMDLKKLDYHGKALILSAHREDELVFRAMQLGARGYVAKDRIGSQLYDAISTVMNDEIFLPPDIATSFFRIFHFYAGRSLQGSTTIHLTDREQEVLNLLIKGASNEEISHYLHVTIATVKAHLTSVFEKLGVTSRTQAIVKALKLGLVSTDE